A window of Sus scrofa isolate TJ Tabasco breed Duroc unplaced genomic scaffold, Sscrofa11.1 Contig740, whole genome shotgun sequence contains these coding sequences:
- the LOC100156995 gene encoding olfactory receptor 11H12-like, whose protein sequence is MRTSESNISGSVSEFILLGFPCRRDIQIFLFVLFSFIYLLIIMGNTSVICAVWSSWKLHTPMYIFLANFSFLEICYVSSDVPQMLANIISQSKSISYVGCLLQFYFFSMCAAECLFLSVMAFDRFLAICRPLHYPTIMTHHLCAWLVVFCWAGGFLWLLTPLILISQVPFCGPNTIDHFLCDLGPLLALSCAPVSGTTLICGIMSSLIIFLTFLYILGTYYCVLSVVLQMPSGSGRHKAFSTCASHLAVVSLFYGSIMMMYISPGSGDYPGMQKFVTLFYALATPFFNPLIYNFRNKDMEEALKKILNMLLWKSLKASKVKFNIRHH, encoded by the coding sequence ATGAGGACCTCGGAGTCTAATATCTCTGGGTCTGTGAGTGAGTTCATTCTTCTGGGCTTTCCCTGTCGCAGAGACATCCAGATCTTCCTCTTTGTACTCTTCTCCTTCATCTACCTCCTGATCATCATGGGGAACACATCTGTCATCTGTGCTGTGTGGTCAAGCTGGAaactccacacacccatgtacatCTTCCTGGCCAACTTCTCCTTCCTGGAAATCTGCTATGTCAGTTCTGATGTGCCCCAAATGTTAGCTAATATCATCTCCCAGAGCAAGAGCATCTCCTATGTTGGCTGCCTGCTCCAGTTCTACTTCTTTTCTATGTGTGCTGCTGAATGCTTATTTCTGTCAGTGATGGCTTTTGATCGATTTCTTGCCATATGTAGACCTTTGCATTATCCCACCATAATGACCCATCACCTGTGTGCTTGGTTAGTGGTCTTCTGCTGGGCCGGTGGCTTTCTCTGGTTACTGACCCCTTTGATTCTAATATCTCAGGTGCCTTTCTGTGGTCCAAATACCATTGATCATTTCCTGTGTGATCTAGGACCTTTGCTGGCATTGTCCTGTGCTCCAGTATCTGGAACTACCCTTATCTGTGGTATCATGAGCTCTCTCATCATCTTTCTCACCTTCCTATACATTCTTGGCACTTACTACTGTGTCCTAAGTGTGGTGCTACAGATGCCCTCAGGCTCAGGAAGGCATAAGGCTTTCTCTACTTGTGcctcccaccttgctgtggtgtCTCTGTTCTATGGCTCAATCATGATGATGTATATTAGCCCAGGTTCTGGGGACTATCCTGGGATGCAGAAGTTTGTGACCTTGTTCTATGCTTTGGCAACACCATTCTTTAATCCCCTGATCTACAACTTCCGGAACAAAGATATGGAGGAAGCactaaagaaaattttgaatatgTTATTGTGGAAATCTTTAAAGGCTTCAAAAGTCAAATTTAATATAAGGCATCATTAA
- the LOC100158192 gene encoding LOW QUALITY PROTEIN: olfactory receptor 11H6-like (The sequence of the model RefSeq protein was modified relative to this genomic sequence to represent the inferred CDS: inserted 1 base in 1 codon): MSISEANNISGSVSEFILLGFPCRRDIQILLFVMFSLIYLLTLLGNTSIICAVWSSRKLHTPMYTLLANFSFLEICYVSSDVPKMLANIISQTKSISYAGCLLQFYFFFSMCAAEGYFLSVVSFDRFLAICRPLHYPTIMTHHLCAQLVVFCWAGGFLSILMPAVLMSWVPFCGPNIIDHFFCDLGPLLALSFAPVPKXYLTCATVSSLIIFIIFLYILGSYTLVLRAVLQVPAGSGRNKAFSTCAYYFLVVSLFHGSVMVMYVSPGSRTHPETQKFVTLFYCMATPFFNLLIYSLQNKDMKDALKKVLGASSKE, from the exons ATGAGTATCTCAGAAGCCAATAATATCTCTGGGTCTGTGAGTGAGTTCATTCTCCTGGGCTTCCCCTGCCGCAGAGACATCCAGATCCTCCTCTTTGTCATGTTCTCCCTCATCTACCTTCTGACCCTCCTGGGGAACACATCCATTATCTGTGCCGTGTGGTCAAGCCGGAaactccacacacccatgtacaccCTCCTGGCTAACTTCTCCTTCCTAGAAATCTGCTATGTCAGTTCTGACGTGCCCAAAATGTTGGCCAACATCATCTCCCAGACCAAGAGCATCTCCTATGCTGGCTGTCTGCTCCAGTTCTACTTCTTCTTCTCCATGTGTGCTGCTGAGGGTTACTTTCTGTCTGTGGTGTCTTTTGATAGGTTCCTTGCCATCTGTCGACCTCTGCATTACCCCACTATCATGACTCATCATCTCTGTGCCCAATTAGTGGTTTTCTGCTGGGCTGGTGGCTTTCTATCTATACTGATGCCTGCAGTTCTCATGTCCTGGGTGCCCTTCTGTGGCCCTAACATCATTGACCATTTTTTCTGTGACCTGGGACCATTGCTGGCACTGTCCTTTGCCCCAGTTCCCA ACTACTTAACTTGTGCTACTGTAAGCTCTCTTATCATATTCATCATCTTTCTCTACATTCTTGGGTCCTACACGTTGGTTTTGCGAGCTGTACTTCAGGTTCCAGCTGGCTCAGGCAGGAACAAAGCTTTTTCTACATGCGCCTACTATTTCTTGGTGGTTTCACTGTTCCATGGCTCAGTCATGGTAATGTATGTGAGTCCAGGCTCCAGGACCCATCCTGAGACACAGAAATTTGTAACCTTATTTTACTGCATGGCAACCCCATTCTTTAATCTTCTGATCTACAGCCTTCAGAACAAAGACATGAAAGATGCACTAAAGAAAGTCCTGGGTGCATCAtcaaaagaa